From Clostridium cylindrosporum DSM 605, the proteins below share one genomic window:
- a CDS encoding tetratricopeptide repeat protein — MSNTVFVTILIFAILFNLFFILFGYFKYKKEDGKVKKFATIFLAEGILLLGIYIGLIIVSNFYPSSTSVSTTSPNGSKVDSLSTSVTGLKGSLGNGINGTRGVPSDPKVEAILTKGDTLLSQNDFEGAVKEFKVGLREETYKDMFQQRIDYTRDMKRDYMIYIRGLNFFNNGKYDKAYNEFKTIKPNELIFYSDVEKKMGQISSGMLINPLQNQGTQGADSGAPQSQTMGAPQGSTNPPSGASTNAPVTP, encoded by the coding sequence ATGTCAAACACTGTTTTTGTTACGATACTTATTTTCGCAATTTTATTTAATTTGTTTTTTATACTGTTTGGTTATTTTAAATATAAGAAGGAAGATGGAAAGGTGAAAAAGTTTGCTACTATTTTTCTAGCAGAGGGTATTCTTCTACTAGGAATATATATTGGCCTAATTATAGTTTCCAATTTCTATCCAAGTAGTACATCTGTTAGTACTACTTCACCTAATGGTAGTAAGGTAGATTCACTTAGTACAAGTGTTACTGGTTTAAAGGGTAGTCTAGGTAATGGAATAAATGGAACACGTGGGGTTCCTTCTGATCCTAAGGTAGAGGCTATTCTTACAAAGGGGGATACACTTCTTTCTCAAAATGACTTCGAAGGTGCTGTTAAAGAATTTAAGGTAGGTCTTCGTGAGGAAACTTATAAGGATATGTTTCAGCAAAGGATTGATTATACTAGAGATATGAAGAGAGATTATATGATTTATATAAGGGGACTTAACTTTTTTAATAATGGGAAATATGACAAGGCATATAATGAGTTTAAAACTATAAAACCAAATGAGCTTATTTTCTATAGTGATGTGGAGAAGAAGATGGGACAAATAAGTTCAGGTATGCTAATAAACCCTTTACAAAATCAAGGAACACAAGGGGCAGATTCAGGGGCTCCACAGAGTCAAACTATGGGAGCGCCTCAAGGAAGTACTAATCCACCTAGTGGAGCAAGTACAAATGCACCTGTTACTCCATAG